In a genomic window of Panthera tigris isolate Pti1 chromosome D4, P.tigris_Pti1_mat1.1, whole genome shotgun sequence:
- the UGCG gene encoding ceramide glucosyltransferase, protein MALLDLALEGMAVFGFVLFLVLWLMHFMAIIYTRLHLNKKATDKQPYSKLPGVSLLKPLKGVDPNLINNLETFFELDYPKYEVLLCVQDHDDPAIDVCKKLLGKYPNVDARLFIGGKKVGINPKINNLMPGYEVAKYDLIWICDSGIRVIPDTLTDMVNQMTEKVGLVHGLPYVADRQGFAATLEQVYFGTSHPRSYISANVTGFKCVTGMSCLMRKDVLDQAGGLIAFAQYIAEDYFMAKAIADRGWRFAMSTQVAMQNSGSYSISQFQSRMIRWTKLRINMLPATIICEPISECFVASLIIGWAAHHVFRWDIMVFFMCHCLAWFIFDYIQLRGVQGGTLCFSKLDYAVAWFIRESMTIYIFLSALWDPTISWRTGRYRLRCGGTAEEILDV, encoded by the exons atGGCGCTGCTGGACCTGGCCCTGGAGGGAATGGCAGTCTTCGGGTTCGTCCTCTTCTTGGTGCTGTGGCTGATGCATTTCATGGCCATCATCTACAC cCGATTACACCTCAACAAGAAGGCAACGGACAAACAGCCATATAGCAAGCTCCCAGGTGTGTCTCTTCTGAAACCTTTGAAAGGAGTAGATCCTAACCTAATCAACAACTTGGAGACATTCTTCGAATTGGATTATCCCAAA TATGAAGTACTCCTTTGTGTACAAGATCACGATGATCCAGCCATTGATGTATGTAAGAAGCTTCTTGGAAAATACCCCAATGTTGATGCTAGATTGTTTATTG gtGGCAAAAAGGTTGGCATTAAccctaaaattaataatttaatgccAGGATATGAAGTTGCAAAGTATGATCTGATATGGATCTGTGATAGTGGAATAAGAG taattcCAGACACGCTTACTGACATGGTTAACCAAATGACAGAGAAAGTGGGCCTGGTTCATGGGCTGCCCTATGTAGCAGACAGACAGGGCTTTGCTGCTACATTAGAACAG GTATATTTTGGAACTTCTCATCCGAGGTCCTATATCTCTGCCAACGTAACTGGCTTCAAATGTGTGACAGGAATGTCTTGTTTAATGAGAAAGGATGTGTTAGATCAAGCAGGAGGGCTTATAGCTTTTGCTCAATACATTGCTGAGGATTACTTTATGGCCAAAGCCATAGCTGACCG AGGTTGGAGGTTTGCGATGTCCACTCAGGTTGCAATGCAAAACTCTGGCTCTTATTCAATTTCCCAATTTCAATCCAGAATGATCAG gtggaCCAAATTGCGAATTAACATGCTTCCCGCTACAATAATTTGTGAGCCAATTTCAGAGTGCTTTGTTGCCAGTTTAATTATTGGATGGGCAGCCCACCATGTATTCAGATGGGATATTATggtatttttcatgtgtcattgcCTGGCATGGTTTATATTTGACTACATTCAACTCAGGGGTGTCCAG gGTGGCACACTGTGTTTTTCAAAACTTGATTATGCAGTAGCCTGGTTCATCCGTGAATCCATgacaatatacatttttttgtcGGCATTATGGGACCCTACTATAAGCTGGAGAACTGGTCGCTACAGATTGCGCTGTGGGGGCACAGCGGAGGAAATTCTAGATGTATAG